A window from Pelodiscus sinensis isolate JC-2024 chromosome 31, ASM4963464v1, whole genome shotgun sequence encodes these proteins:
- the LOC142821606 gene encoding uncharacterized protein LOC142821606: protein MQRLTNYEKALLGAQNVSIVRCSTLNPATLFPNPTDGEPHEMEPHDCLALVDLTCTPRSDLRDIPLSNPDLVYYTDGSCKRDERGNLISGYAVVSDHAIIEAHSLPGIKSAQAAELIALTRACILATDQSVNIYTDSMYTFNICHSVGQIWKHQEFLTSSGSAISNGSLVNDLLLAIQLPFAISIMHCSAHTDKTDTASVGNRRANFAAKNAAACGPPAPFQILVAVSVPLTLNDLSLLQSWAPEKERHNWYKARCRIQDNNIWLSPDGRPVAPSTLVSHFATITHGLGHMNKRGVADQILKHWYAPGIHQAAAKINSNCATCQKFSTQGGEKTTLSAHTWAYGPFQYLQIDFIELTLSCGFKYCLVIVCVFSGWVEAFPCRRADATTVVKKLATEVVPRFGIPLKIDSDKGTHFTAKILQDLCRAHHIEQRFHTPYHPQSSGHVERKNLNIKRKLSKIISDTGLKWPQALPLALMHIRNTPNRKHGLTPHEILFGRPILLGFEPPGKINPSHLSECYDELLQYCIHLSKIAFSLSSQVAEALPVPTDVPCHDVQPRNWVLIKEFRRKDCLSPRWNGPFQVLLTTNTAVKVAERDSWIHASHVRRTVDPQKLCQFASPDILSPTKPVSPEPEENNFLPLSEKEIESLLLNEAYTSSEIKDLDLIHYALTTGQIPSGPTSHVDIPQQSAPDLAIDPTSILSEDGGFSTYNLRPRKC, encoded by the coding sequence ATGCAAAGACTGACTAACTATGAGAAAGCCCTTTTAGGAGCCCAGAATGTCTCTATAGTACGCTGTTCTACTTTAAATCCTGCCACCCTTTTTCCTAACCCTACTGATGGAGAGCCCCATGAGATGGAACCCCATGATTGTTTAGCATTGGTGGACCTCACTTGTACCCCACGATCTGATCTAAGGGACATTCCTTTGTCCAATCCTGATTTAGTGTATTACACTGATGGGTCATGTAAAAGGGATGAAAGGGGAAACCTTATAAGCGGGTATGCTGTTGTTTCTGATCATGCAATAATTGAAGCTCATTCTCTTCCAGGAATAAAAAGTGCACAAGCTGCTGAACTAATTGCTCTCACTCGTGCCTGTATTTTAGCTACTGATCAATCTGTTAACATTTATACTGATTCAATGTATACTTTTAATATCTGTCATTCTGTAGGTCAGATTTGGAAACATCAAGAATTCTTAACATCCTCGGGAAGTGCTATTTCTAATGGATCCCTTGTTAATGACCTCTTGCTTGCTATTCAATTACCTTTTGCTATTTCTATTATGCATTGCAGTGCTCATACTGATAAAACTGATACTGCATCAGTAGGAAACAGACGGGCAAATTTTGCAGCCAAGAATGCAGCTGCCTGTGGACCTCCTGCTCCATTTCAAATCCTGGTTGCTGTTTCTGTTCCCCTGACTCTAAATGATTTATCCCTGTTGCAATCTTGGGCACCTGAGAAGGAACGACACAATTGGTACAAAGCTAGGTGTCGTATTCAAGATAATAACATTTGGCTTTCACCAGACGGACGACCTGTGGCTCCTTCTACGTTGGTGTCCCACTTTGCTACCATTACCCATGGATTAGGACATATGAACAAAAGGGGGGTAGCAGACCAGATTCTGAAGCATTGGTATGCACCCGGGATTCACCAAGCTGCTGCTAAAATCAACAGCAATTGCGCTACTTGCCAAAAGTTCTCTACCCAGGGTGGAGAAAAGACTACTCTGAGTGCTCATACTTGGGCCTATGGACCCTTCCAATATTTGCAGATTGATTTTATAGAGTTAACCCTTTCCTGTGGGTTCAAGTATTGTCTGGTTATTGTATGTGTGTTCAGTGGTTGGGTGGAAGCTTTCCCTTGCCGCCGAGCGGACGCCACTACTGTGGTGAAGAAATTAGCTACTGAGGTGGTTCCCAGATTTGGAATCCCTTTAAAAATTGACTCGGATAAGGGAACCCATTTCACGGCCAAAATCCTGCAAGATCTGTGTAGAGCCCACCACATAGAACAAcgattccatactccatatcatCCCCAAAGTTCAGGGCATGTTGAAAGGAAAAACCTCAATATCAAACGGAAGTTAAGCAAGATTATCTCTGATACTGGACTCAAGTGGCCACAGGCATTGCCCCTTGCCCTCATGCATATCCGAAATACCCCAAACCGCAAACATGGTCTCACCCCTCATGAAATCCTATTTGGGAGGCCAATTTTACTTGGATTTGAGCCTCCTGGAAAAATTAATCCTTCCCACTTGTCTGAATGTTATGATGAACTACTTCAATACTGTATACATCTGTCTAAAATTGCTTTTAGTCTCTCCTCTCAGGTTGCAGAAGCCTTACCTGTCCCAACTGATGTGCCTTGCCATGATGTGCAACCAAGAAACTGGGTCCTGATAAAAGAATTCCGGAGGAAAGACTGCCTATCTCCAAGGTGGAATGGTCCCTTCCAAGTCCTGCTGACTACCAACACGGCTGTGAAGGTAGCCGAGCGAGATTCTTGGATACACGCAAGCCACGTGCGCCGCACCGTTGACCCTCAGAAGTTGTGTCAATTTGCCTCTCCCGACATATTGTCTCCTACTaaacctgtcagcccagagccagaagagaacAACTTTCTACCGCTTTCTGAGAAAGAAATTGAATCACTTCTCCTGAACGAGGCATATACATCATCGGAAATCAAAGACCTGGACCTCATTCACTACGCTCTAACTACAGGCCAGATCCCTTCTGGTCCTACTAGTCACGTTGACATTCCACAACAATCTGCACCCGACCTTGCCATTGACCCTACCAGCATTTTGTCAGAGGACGGTGGGTTTTCTACTTATAACCTCCGTCCGCGCAAGTGCTGA